Sequence from the Sphingomonas suaedae genome:
TAGCCGATCTCGAAGCCCTTTACGGTCGCGCCCTCGCCATTGTCGGGGACGGTGACCTGGAACGTCACCTGATCGACCAGCTGAGGGGTGGTGGTCAGCGTCACGAAGGATTCGATGTCCTTGTAGAACGCCGCCGCCGACAGCAGCGAGCCGGGGGCGAAATACCACTCCGCACCCACTTCGACCTGCTTTGCCCGGAACGGCTGGAGATCGGGGTTGCCGCGACGGATCGTCTCATTGCCCGGGTTGGTCTGGATCGTCTGGCGCGGCGACAGGTCCGACAAGGTCGGGCGCGTCATCACCTTCGACGCGGCAAAGCGCAGCAACAGGTCGTCGGTAACGTTGAGGCGCGCGTTGATCGAGGGCAGCCAGTCGCGATATTTCCCGCGGAAGCTGACCGGGACGACCGGCGAGACGACGATGATGTTCTGGCCCTGCCCGTTTGGCTGGGCGCTGATGACGGTCCGCGATGCCCCTGAAGAGGTATAGTCGGTATCCTCGTAACGCAGGCCGATATTGACCGCGAGGGGCATCGAGCCGAGGTCGGTCTTCAGCTCGGCCATCAGATAGCCGCCCCACACCTTTTCGTTGACTTCGGACGAACCGGTCGGGGAGGGCACGGCAGGTTCGAAGGTGATGCCGTCCGCAGACGCGAACTGATCGACCTGAAGAACCAGCGCGCGCGGGTCATAGATCACCCAGTCGCGCAGGATGTCGCCGCCGCCATTGCCGCCGAAGAAATTGCGGTTGGTGGGCGAGAAGAGTGACTGGGGCAGGACGCGGTCGGAGCCGCAATAGGCGCATTGCTGGCCGAACGGCATCTCGTCCGCGGTGATCGTCTTGATCCGGCTCTGCTTGAACATGCCGGCATAGAAGGTCAGCGCGCCGCCATTCGGGTTCCAGTCGATATCCGCCTTATATTCCTCGATCTCGTCGTCGATGTTCGAACCGCCGCCCCAGATGTAATAATGCGCGGTGATCCCCTGCGGGTTGGTGGCGGCATTGGCGTAGTTGGGGCTGGTAAAGCCATAGTCGTAGATCGGGCTGCCGCTGCGACGGTCGAACCAATGGTCGATATTCTTGCGGCGGATGGTGGTGAACAGGTTGTTCTCCTTGCCGCGGCGGCGCGCGTCGGAGAGCGATCCGTCCAGCCGAACGCGCAGATCGTCGGTCGGCTGCCAGTCGATGTTGATGCCGAACTGGTCGGTCGTGACGTTGCGGTCGTCATACTGGATGATCTGGTCGACAAAGCCGCCCTCGTACCGCTGATACACCGCCTCGCCATTTTCGACGACCTGCTCGACCAGCGTTCCGCCGGAAAAGTCGTAGGCGAGACCGGTCTGCTGTTCGATGAATCGCGCCTTCGAATAGAGCGTGTCGATCGTGACGGTGAGCGTGTCGCTGGGCCGCATCTGGACCGAGCCGTTGACCGCCCAGCGAGTCAGGTCCCGCTCGAAAAAGAAGGGCGACAGGTTCGACGGCATCGAGACGCCGGTGAAGGGCGCAACATTCGGTCCGATGCGCGCGCCGGGAACGCCCCCTGCATTATAGTAGGAATCGGTGCTCGACCGGCGGACATGGCCCGCGCCGATGGTGAACTCGTCGATCCGGTTCTCCTGTTCGGAATAGACGCCCGACAAGGCGATCCCGAACGTGCCAGACTGGTTCTTCCAGCTGGCGACGCCGGAGAATTCCGGATTCCAGCTATCGGCATTTTCCGACCACATGCCGGTTGCGGCGGCCGCGACCTTGAAGCCTTCCTTCTGGTCGAGCGGGCGGAGCGTGCGGACATCGATGGTCGCGCCGATCGACGCGCCGTTGATGTTCGCCTGGGGCGATTTGTACACGTCCGCGCCGGAGATGACTTCGGACGGGATCACGTCGAACGAGAATTCGCGGCCGTTATTGTCGGTTGCCAGCGTGCGGCCGTTGACGGTGACCGCATTGAATTTGGGACCAAAGCCGCGAACGGTGACGTAACGGCCTTCGCCGCGGTTGCGCTCGATCGTGACGCCGGTGATACGTTGCAGCGACTCGGCGACATTCTGGTCGGGCAACTTGCCCAGATCCTCGGCCACGATCGAGTCGACGACGCCGACGGCGTTGCGCTTGATATCGATGGCGGCGCGCTCGGCGGCGCGGATACCGGTGACGACGATCTCGTCCTCGGCGGGAGGAGCTTCTGCGTCCTGCGCGAAGGCGGGCTGGGCGAGCGCAACGACGCCCCCGGCGGCAGACAGCAGCAAGACCCGACGAATATTGGTGATGCGATTAGTCATCATTCCCCTCCTGACGTTTTCTTTGACCATCCAATGCCGCAGCGAAAGGCATATGTCAAATGATCATCATACGTATTATGAAAGTGAAGTCAGCGCACCGACTTGATCGGAAAAACGCAGAGCGCGGACCCGAATACGAACAGCACCGCCGCCCAGAAGATCGCGCGATAATCGTTGCCGAATGCGTTGAGCAGGATCGCCGCCATCACCGGGCTGATGATCTGGGGGATGTTCACCGCAGTGGTCAGGATGCCCAGATCCTTGCCCTCGTCGCCTAACGCGCTTTTGGGCAGCACCTGTGTCATCAGCGCCATGTCGATCGACATGAACATGCCGTATCCGACCCCGATGATCGCGGCATAGGCCCACATTCCCTGCATCGTCGGAACCGCCAGCGGCGCGACCATTGCGCAGCCCATGATAAGGCTGCCGAGAATCACAAAGGGTTTGCGGCGCTGATAGCGATCCGACAGCCAGCCCGATCCGAGCGAGGAGATGACGAGGAAGATCAGCGTGACGATCGCCATGTTCGCGATGGCGATATTTGAGTCCGCGTTGCCCAGGCCGATATAATCGCGAAGGATGTAGAGCAGATAGGCGGCGACCGCCTGATAGCCCATATAGATAAAGAAGCGGCTGGCGAACGCCCATGCGAAATCCGGATGCTCGCGGGGAGAAATCCAGAAGCCCTTCAGAAACTCCCCCCATCGCATCGGTCGGCGCGGCATCGCATCGCTCGGCGGTTCACGGTTGATCGCGACGAACGCCAGGCATGATGCGGCGATGGCCCCGGCGAACAGGCCATAGGCGAGTACGCGCTCCCCGGCGAGATAACCGGCCACAACCGTCCCTGCGGTCAGTCCGGCGGTCATGCCGGCACCGACGACGCCCGAAACCCCGCCGCGCGTTTCCGGTGCGAACCGGTCGGCGATCAACGTCGTCATCGCGGGCTGCATCGAATTATAGGCGACGGTGGCCATCACCCACAGCACCATCAGCGACCAGAAACTCGTCATCCAGGACACGCCGAACAGCGCCGCCGATCCGATCAGCGATGCGATCGCGATCCAGGGGGAGCGGCGGCCCCAGCGGCTGCGCGTGCGATCAGACAGTGCGCCAGCGATCGGCGTGGTCAGGGTTGAGAAAACCGAGGTGATCGCGAACAGCAGGGCAAGGTTGTTCGCCTTTGACCCTTCATCCAGCTCGGCGATCTGGTTGGGCAACAATACCCCCAGCACGCCGCTGTAGAGCGCCATCAACAGGAAGAAATTGACCATCAGCGACAGTTGCAGCTTCGCCCGTTGCGGGCCGAGTACATAGGAATGCGTCGCTGCCCCGGTGGCCATCATTCTCTCCGCTGCTTCTGGTTGCGCAGGTTGGTTGTCGTCATTCCGCAGCGAAGGGGCGTTCCGGCACCAGTCGCAAGCCCGCCTGGCGGGGCCGCCGGTGCGGGCCGCCTTCGCTGTTCCAGCCTGCTCCGCCGCCATTGGCGATCCGCGCTTCGTCCACGGCGATCCCCAGCCCCGGCGAATCGCCCAGTCGGATGCCGCCATCGTCGATCTGCTGATCGACGGACAGGCCGATTGGCCAGTTGAGGTCCTGGACCTCGATGCCGATCATGTTGGGCAGGGCGGCTGCCGCATGGGCGATCGGATTCGCGTCATAGCCGACCGGCGACACTGGCAAATTCCGGGAATGCGCCGCGATGGCGACGCGCATGAAATGGGTGATCCCCCAGACGCTGCCCGCCTGAACCACATCGACCGCGCCCGCATCGAACAGGGGCGCGAACTGGTCCAGCCCGGTCAGATTCTCGCCTGTCGCCACCGCCGCCCGGCACGCGCGGGTGATCGCCGCATGGCCCGCCGCGTCCCACCGGCGTACCGGCTCCTCGATCCAGGTCAGGTCGATCTGCCGCTCGATCTCGGCAAGGTGGCGCACCGCCTGTTTGACGTTCCACGCCTCGTTCACGTCCAGCATCATTGCCGGGCGGGCGCTGTTGACGGAGAGGATGTCGCGCGCCGCCAGCAGGCGTGCGATGTCGCGGTCGAGATCCTTGCCGCCCTTGATCTTGGCGGAGGAAAAGCCGCGATCGGCCCAGCTTCGGTAATGCGCGGCGAATTCCGAATCACCCAGCCCGTAGCAGAGGCCGGAGGCATAGCCCGGCACGAACCGGTCGAGCGCGCCCAGCGTGCGCCACAGCGGCTCGTCCGCCATCTTGGCCTTGAGGTCCCACAACGCCATGTCGACGGCTGCGATCGCGCCATAGGTGGCGCCCGCATGGCCGCTCTTGAACACATGCGCCAGCATCGAATCATACAGCGCTGTCACAGCGCGGGGATCCTGCCCCTCCACGGCGGGAAAGACGCGCGCGATGTCGCTATGCTGGCCCAGTCCGATCCCGGTCAGACCGCCATCGGTTTCGATCAGCAGGATCGGGACTTCGGTGACGCCCGTTCTGACGACGCCATTGACGTCGCCGACGGGGCGGCCCCAGTCATGTGCGGTCGTCAGGCTGCGGTATCCGGTGATTTTCATATGCGATTGGCATCCCCTGACCGGGTGCTTCTGCGCCCGACATTTAAACATAGTATGTATTATCTTTAAAAATCTGCAAGCCCTTGACGCTATGGTGGTTGCAGTTCCATCGATTGGACAAGAATGAGTGGGTGAGCGAGAAGGACGAATGAATACAGTGCCGCCCGTCGCGCCGCAGCGCGTTCGCCGCCGTCCGCGGCTGTCGACCGCCGTTGTCGAAGATCTGGTCAATGCGATCGTGATGGGGACCTACCCCATCGGCACCGCGCTGCCGCCGGAAAACATGCTGTGCGACATGTATGATGTGAGCCGGACGGTGGTGCGCGAAGCGACGACAGCGCTGACGGAAAAGGGGCTGGTGCTGTCGCAGCAAGGGCGTGGCACCATCGTGCGGGACAGCCGGGCGTGGAACATGCTCGATCCGATGATTCTGTCCGCCCTGTTCCAGGGTGAGGATGGCCTGCGCTATCTCGATAATCTGTCGGAGGTGCGTGCGCTGCTCGAATCGGCGATGGCGGCGAAGGCAGCGTCGAATGCCACCCCCGAATCGCTGACCGAACTGACCGCCCAGATCGAGAAGCTGGAAGAACTGGTGCCGATGCCCTCGGCCTATGTGCATGAGGATCTGAAGTTCCACGATATCATCATGCGCATGTCGGGCGACCGGCTTAGCAAGGCGATCATCGATGGAATCCAGTCCGAAGCGCTGCGCACCCACGGCTATTCGGGCAAGCTGAGCGTCGCCCATGTCCGCGCGACTCAGGATGCGCATCGCAAGGTGTATGAGGCCATCGCCGCAGGCGATCCCGACGGCGCGGCGCGTGCAATGCGCGAGCATATCGCCGGATCGTGGGAAAAGCGCCGCGCGCATCCGCGACCATGAAGGTGGCTTCAGCGCCGCCGGAGCCGCCTCAGGGCTGTTCGCCGAGCGAATAGATACGTTCCATTTCGACCCAGGTCTGGCCGGGCGCAAAGGGCAGGGATTTCTGGTATCCGGCCATCAGTTCGTCCCAGGCGGCGACATCGGGGTTCGCGGCGTCGCGCGCGCGCTTGGTCGCCGGATCCGGGGCAATGTCGGTGTCCTGCTCCATCAGCATGAACATCCGGTCGCCCGTCAGCCAAATCTCCAGCACCGTCACCCCGTCCGCCCGGATCGCTTCGTTCACCGCCACGGGCGGGCCGCCCGGTTCGTGCCATTTGCGATAGGCGGCGATGCGTTCGGGATCGTCGTGCAGATCGACGGCGAAACAGCGACGGACAAGCGGCATTGGAAAAAACTCCGTTCAGCGTCGATTGACGCGAAGGCGCATACTACCCTAAACATCATACGTCGTACAACATGATGATGGAGCGGATGGGTGCCCCAGCTATATGGCGAACGCATGTCGCGGCGCGAGCTTTCGGCGCGATCCGGATCGCTCTCCCAGTTCGCCGGCGTGCGTCTGTCGACGCTGGGCGACGGAGTCGAGCGCGGCGTCCGCTGCCTGGAATTTCGTACCGGATCAGGCCTGCGCTTCACCGTGCTGGTCGATCGCGCGATGGATATTGCCGATTGCGAGCATAATGGCCGGGCCATCGGCTGGCACTCGCCCTCCGGATTCCGCAACGCCGGGCTGCATGAGTATGAAGGCGAGGGCGGGCTTGGCTGGTTTCGGTCGATGTCCGGCCTGCTGATCACCTGCGGTCTCGACCACACTTTGTTCATGCACGACGATCCGGCTGGGCATTATTTCTATGGTCCGCGGGAAAAGGTCTCGTCTTCGCTGCACGGGCGCATCGGGACGATTCCCGCGCGGCTGACCGGCTATGGCGAGAGCTGGAACGGCGACGACTGCGTGCTGTGGGCCGAGGGTGTCGTCCAGCAATCGACGGTGTTTGGCGAGGACCTCCATCTGATTCGTCGGATCGAGGCGGATGTCGGCGGCGACGAAATCCGGCTGATCGACCGGGTGGTCAATCACGGCTTCTATCGCACGCCGCACATGTATTGCTACCATATCAACGTCAGCCATCCGGTCGTGGCGGAGGGGTCGCGCTATGTCGCGCCGATCCGCGATGTGATCTGGGCCGCCCATACCGACAGCTATCGCGACCAGAATACGGGCTATCGCACCTTTCCCGCACCGATCGTCAATTTCCACGAACAGGTTTGGCAGCATGACATGGCGCCGGACTCGGACGGGAAGGTCAGCGTCGCGGTGGTGAACGAAGCGATCGGCTTTGGCTTCGAGGTCGAGACCCGCAAGGATCAGTTCCCGGCGATGTTCGAGTGGCAGAACTTTCACGCCGGTCATTATGCGGTGGGGATCGAACCGTCCACCAACCATGTCCTGGGCAAGGCGTTCGCGCGCGATCGCGGCGAGCTGATCTGGCTCGAGCATGGAGACGAGCGCCGTTACGACAGCGTGTTCCGGATTTTGCCGGACGCGGGTGCCGTGGCCGATGCGGTGAGTCGGATCGAGGGAGTCGCAAGCCAGCCCGACGACGAATATCCTGCGCCATCGGGCAACTACCCGAAAATCGCGGGTGCGAAGTGAAGGGCCGCGTCGTCCTCTATACCGGCGCGGCTGGCGGACTGGGCCTTGAAACGACGCTGCTGCTGCTGGAGCGCGGGGCGCGGGTGGTTGCGGTCGACAACGACCTGACCAAGGTCGCGGCGTTGCAGGACGCGGCGGCGGGGAAGGGCGACCTGATCGTATCGACCGCCGACCTTTCCGATCTTGCCGGGTTTCGCGCGACGCTCGACCGGTTGGCCGGGGAGACCGGCGGGTTCGATATCGTCATCAACAACGCTGCGATCTATCCGTCAAAGCCGTTCGAGAATTATTCGGTCGAAGACCATCAGGCGGTCCAGCGGGTCAATGTCGATGCCGGGATCGTCGCGGTGCAGGCGGCGCTGCCGGGAATGCGCGCCCGTCGCTTTGGCCGGATCATCAACGTGTCGAGCATTACCGTTTCGGGCGGTTGGGCGAATCTGTCCCCCTATGTCGCGTCGAAAATG
This genomic interval carries:
- a CDS encoding TonB-dependent receptor, with protein sequence MTNRITNIRRVLLLSAAGGVVALAQPAFAQDAEAPPAEDEIVVTGIRAAERAAIDIKRNAVGVVDSIVAEDLGKLPDQNVAESLQRITGVTIERNRGEGRYVTVRGFGPKFNAVTVNGRTLATDNNGREFSFDVIPSEVISGADVYKSPQANINGASIGATIDVRTLRPLDQKEGFKVAAAATGMWSENADSWNPEFSGVASWKNQSGTFGIALSGVYSEQENRIDEFTIGAGHVRRSSTDSYYNAGGVPGARIGPNVAPFTGVSMPSNLSPFFFERDLTRWAVNGSVQMRPSDTLTVTIDTLYSKARFIEQQTGLAYDFSGGTLVEQVVENGEAVYQRYEGGFVDQIIQYDDRNVTTDQFGINIDWQPTDDLRVRLDGSLSDARRRGKENNLFTTIRRKNIDHWFDRRSGSPIYDYGFTSPNYANAATNPQGITAHYYIWGGGSNIDDEIEEYKADIDWNPNGGALTFYAGMFKQSRIKTITADEMPFGQQCAYCGSDRVLPQSLFSPTNRNFFGGNGGGDILRDWVIYDPRALVLQVDQFASADGITFEPAVPSPTGSSEVNEKVWGGYLMAELKTDLGSMPLAVNIGLRYEDTDYTSSGASRTVISAQPNGQGQNIIVVSPVVPVSFRGKYRDWLPSINARLNVTDDLLLRFAASKVMTRPTLSDLSPRQTIQTNPGNETIRRGNPDLQPFRAKQVEVGAEWYFAPGSLLSAAAFYKDIESFVTLTTTPQLVDQVTFQVTVPDNGEGATVKGFEIGYRQSFENWLPGALGGFGIQASYNYTDSNAEYRNAVANVSFGLEGLSKNSYSIVGFYEKYGITARAAYTYRDNFLQVASGRNGEPEYFDSYGQLDVSLSYDISRNFTVFADAINLNNAKEFIYSVTEDRTKEYRMTGRRVSAGVRVRF
- a CDS encoding MFS transporter; amino-acid sequence: MMATGAATHSYVLGPQRAKLQLSLMVNFFLLMALYSGVLGVLLPNQIAELDEGSKANNLALLFAITSVFSTLTTPIAGALSDRTRSRWGRRSPWIAIASLIGSAALFGVSWMTSFWSLMVLWVMATVAYNSMQPAMTTLIADRFAPETRGGVSGVVGAGMTAGLTAGTVVAGYLAGERVLAYGLFAGAIAASCLAFVAINREPPSDAMPRRPMRWGEFLKGFWISPREHPDFAWAFASRFFIYMGYQAVAAYLLYILRDYIGLGNADSNIAIANMAIVTLIFLVISSLGSGWLSDRYQRRKPFVILGSLIMGCAMVAPLAVPTMQGMWAYAAIIGVGYGMFMSIDMALMTQVLPKSALGDEGKDLGILTTAVNIPQIISPVMAAILLNAFGNDYRAIFWAAVLFVFGSALCVFPIKSVR
- a CDS encoding mandelate racemase/muconate lactonizing enzyme family protein, encoding MKITGYRSLTTAHDWGRPVGDVNGVVRTGVTEVPILLIETDGGLTGIGLGQHSDIARVFPAVEGQDPRAVTALYDSMLAHVFKSGHAGATYGAIAAVDMALWDLKAKMADEPLWRTLGALDRFVPGYASGLCYGLGDSEFAAHYRSWADRGFSSAKIKGGKDLDRDIARLLAARDILSVNSARPAMMLDVNEAWNVKQAVRHLAEIERQIDLTWIEEPVRRWDAAGHAAITRACRAAVATGENLTGLDQFAPLFDAGAVDVVQAGSVWGITHFMRVAIAAHSRNLPVSPVGYDANPIAHAAAALPNMIGIEVQDLNWPIGLSVDQQIDDGGIRLGDSPGLGIAVDEARIANGGGAGWNSEGGPHRRPRQAGLRLVPERPFAAE
- a CDS encoding FadR/GntR family transcriptional regulator, coding for MNTVPPVAPQRVRRRPRLSTAVVEDLVNAIVMGTYPIGTALPPENMLCDMYDVSRTVVREATTALTEKGLVLSQQGRGTIVRDSRAWNMLDPMILSALFQGEDGLRYLDNLSEVRALLESAMAAKAASNATPESLTELTAQIEKLEELVPMPSAYVHEDLKFHDIIMRMSGDRLSKAIIDGIQSEALRTHGYSGKLSVAHVRATQDAHRKVYEAIAAGDPDGAARAMREHIAGSWEKRRAHPRP
- a CDS encoding L-rhamnose mutarotase is translated as MPLVRRCFAVDLHDDPERIAAYRKWHEPGGPPVAVNEAIRADGVTVLEIWLTGDRMFMLMEQDTDIAPDPATKRARDAANPDVAAWDELMAGYQKSLPFAPGQTWVEMERIYSLGEQP
- a CDS encoding aldose 1-epimerase family protein, whose protein sequence is MPQLYGERMSRRELSARSGSLSQFAGVRLSTLGDGVERGVRCLEFRTGSGLRFTVLVDRAMDIADCEHNGRAIGWHSPSGFRNAGLHEYEGEGGLGWFRSMSGLLITCGLDHTLFMHDDPAGHYFYGPREKVSSSLHGRIGTIPARLTGYGESWNGDDCVLWAEGVVQQSTVFGEDLHLIRRIEADVGGDEIRLIDRVVNHGFYRTPHMYCYHINVSHPVVAEGSRYVAPIRDVIWAAHTDSYRDQNTGYRTFPAPIVNFHEQVWQHDMAPDSDGKVSVAVVNEAIGFGFEVETRKDQFPAMFEWQNFHAGHYAVGIEPSTNHVLGKAFARDRGELIWLEHGDERRYDSVFRILPDAGAVADAVSRIEGVASQPDDEYPAPSGNYPKIAGAK
- a CDS encoding SDR family NAD(P)-dependent oxidoreductase — protein: MKGRVVLYTGAAGGLGLETTLLLLERGARVVAVDNDLTKVAALQDAAAGKGDLIVSTADLSDLAGFRATLDRLAGETGGFDIVINNAAIYPSKPFENYSVEDHQAVQRVNVDAGIVAVQAALPGMRARRFGRIINVSSITVSGGWANLSPYVASKMALIGLTRAWAREFGPDGVTVNAIAPGAFPTDAEKIHPDPEGYNRMVLDAQSIKRRGTAHDIANAIAFFASDESGFVTGQTLHVNGGWTMN